Proteins co-encoded in one Yamadazyma tenuis chromosome 1, complete sequence genomic window:
- the TFC3 gene encoding RNA polymerase III transcription initiation factor complex subunit (EggNog:ENOG503NZ9H; COG:K), producing the protein MVFSCTPSNLIGHIHQEVAFSGNNGISTNDLWNICSKKLKSSELDLFSKQIIWKWLFFNKDVKGALFIWEMDKQIDPDEDYESFMSKRVNGQNLRIYPSTETQWKFLTGKDYSKKLKTQLGEYPFQLLCEIAKHGPSGIYASDLNKITGQDPRSVSVRLRKLEELKFIFKVNAYNKSSSQHTSLCIHSSFVDDKTDSNSLDFSDDINHSRDAEKLRNIIIQKVKQAPNGLRSLSDLKHELNLGTSRSMAKFFRGIVMSLYKKGYLEKVMVKSAASFGTLGGSTVRNDGDEGEPEELSHIYCIRFLKDIPNHSDHLDISDMIENDYENDDEGPVSLPRLNHVFPISTQFYHNISLPEFPPSSMDLCNSLTGVSEYKPFVKILDSITTFVKENDEDKRLQTFKEPYEGISISRSYDFEGKFKFYRYFCDSKEKIKDNSLSSKKRPTTNIISLDWKSLPSVGKIKSDSLIGKKRRVDENRKVTKKRKKHEESPQTPSISIRQDAKQEKNISNIVSVSSKPPHFYQPEVRKSSSTPISTSSNLSSIKSIKRREALIELIKESGGVVFTSAQLLRSLDRKLDNSTSTDMKTLVRDIAILVHTGIVESRDVRTVRSGQNITRKVLILKDENFKPMKEKIEEVQKLCEADDGKRFYPTLTDRKFIEADVTLYSTQVHKRRQRLTDLSSSRMRTTKIDEAKSQTRVKLERSNTMSDEVNPNNVGETQVTKITNPLKTYVGARFKGRTKPIKKGPESETESSTISSRRRPLVFTESDESKLFKLVVISRTFFKSIDFEYLAELFLNFTGKELKQKWTSVRKKIGGVIIVLKAIEKFEAIIRKFVNDGTVGLEDLKEPINFEFFLQLWEKVDNLRFGDFSKSLYFKSNENYKNYEALETKDLHPIPYEQMVSNSMRQKEVIVASHVFYQEGNWKVQKEGEKEKDKVTDQIKTILRALCMTDESSFKSRAVLNILEPYGDDKVQYVLTSMIRDKEIVYSGIEDTDKSFVLTDKFENSLVPLKSVPQMLRAASRFSDNIETAAQDSKGIILSQGIKGGHMISLLRSVSFYESSLVHINKPHRFVGYESRLVDKTKLGCDIIVKCENKLQSQATKQVPVPTGRACSHVWLDLDGKINTDLWIKIVASVLWYMVFRPGVLSFDISNKFESVLTSSDVKEVLNWLKESECINEGGNNDYWVQNNWYSIIG; encoded by the coding sequence ATGGTGTTTTCATGTACACCAAGTAACTTAATTGGACATATCCACCAAGAGGTTGCATTTTCAGGGAATAATGGGATATCGACCAATGATTTATGGAATATATGttccaagaaattgaaaagcTCAGAACTTGATTTGTTTAGTAAACAAATCATATGGAAGTGGTTATTCTTTAATAAGGATGTAAAAGGAGCTTTATTTATATGGGAGATGGATAAGCAGATTGATCCAGATGAGGATTATGAAAGTTTCATGTCTAAAAGAGTGAATGGGCAAAATTTAAGGATATACCCAAGTACCGAAACCCAATGGAAATTTTTGACTGGGAAGGACTAttccaaaaagttgaaaacCCAATTGGGTGAATATCCGTTCCAGTTATTATGTGAAATAGCAAAGCATGGCCCAAGTGGTATTTATGCTTCtgatttgaacaagataACTGGTCAAGATCCAAGATCCGTGTCTGTCAGATTGAGAAAGCTTGAGGAACTAaagttcatcttcaagGTGAACGCTTATAATAAATCTAGTTCTCAACACACTAGCTTGTGTATTCACTCaagttttgtggatgataaGACTGATCTGAACTCTTTGGATTTCAGTGACGATATAAACCACTCAAGAGATGCAGAAAAATTAAGAAATATAATtattcaaaaagtcaaacaaGCCCCCAATGGATTGCGGTCCCTATCAGATTTGAAGCATGAGCTTAATCTTGGAACAAGTAGGTCAATGGCAAAGTTTTTCCGTGGTATTGTTATGTCCTTATATAAAAAAGGTTACTTGGAAAAGGTTATGGTCAAGTCTGCAGCTTCTTTTGGTACATTAGGAGGAAGCACAGTCAGAAATGATGGAGATGAAGgagaaccagaagaatTGCTGCATATATATTGCATtagattcttgaaagatatTCCTAACCACAGCGATCATTTGGATATTTCAGATatgattgaaaatgattACGAGAATGACGACGAGGGGCCAGTTTCATTGCCTAGGCTAAACCATGTGTTTCCTATTAGTACTCAGTTTTATCACAACATATCTTTGCCTGAATTTCCTCCAAGCTCGATGGATTTGTGCAACTCTTTGACTGGTGTCTCTGAGTACAAGCCCTTCGTTAAGATTTTGGATAGCATCACCACATTTGTTaaagaaaatgatgaagacaaaaGACTTCAAACTTTCAAGGAACCTTATGAAGGCATATCTATATCTAGAAGCTATGATTTTGAAGGTAAGTTTAAATTCTACAGATATTTCTGTGACAGCAAAGAGAAAATCAAGGACAACTCACTTTCTTCTAAAAAAAGGCCAACAACTAATATTATATCATTGGATTGGAAGTCCTTACCTTCAGTAGGGAAGATAAAGTCTGATTCTTTGATAGGAAAAAAAAGAAGGGTAGATGAAAACAGGAAAGTTACGAAAAAAAGAAAGAAACACGAAGAGTCGCCACAGACACCGTCAATTTCGATAAGACAAGATGCAAAACAGGAAAAAAATATTTCTAATATAGTTTCAGTTTCACTGAAACCTCCACACTTTTACCAACCGGAAGTTAGAAAGTCTTCTTCGACACCAATatccacttcttcaaacttatcttcaatcaagtccataaaaagaagagaagccCTAATTGAATTGATAAAAGAGTCTGGTGGTGTAGTTTTCACTTCTGCCCAACTTCTTCGATCCTTGGACCGGAAGCTAGACAATTCCACATCGACTGATATGAAAACATTGGTGAGGGACATTGCAATATTGGTCCACACTGGTATTGTAGAATCGAGAGATGTCCGAACTGTGAGATCAGGACAAAATATTACCCGTAAAGTTTTAATCCTTAAAGATGAGAATTTCAAGCCGATGAAGGAAAAGATCGAAGAggttcaaaaactttgtGAAGCTGATGATGGAAAAAGATTCTATCCAACCCTTACTGATAGGAAGTTCATTGAAGCTGATGTGACCCTTTACTCGACTCAAGTACACAAGAGAAGACAGAGATTGACTGATCTTTCGTCTTCCAGGATGAGGACAACGAAAATCGATGAAGCCAAAAGTCAAACTCGAGTTAAGCTCGAACGAAGCAATACTATGTCCGATGAAGTGAATCCTAACAATGTTGGCGAAACACAGGTCACGAAAATAACCAATCCTTTGAAAACATATGTAGGTGCAAGGTTCAAGGGAAGGACTAAACCCATCAAGAAAGGGCCTGAGAGTGAAACAGAGAGTAGCACCAtctcatcaagaagaaggccaCTAGTTTTCACCGAAAGTGATGAATCAAAACTCTTTAAGTTGGTCGTGATCTCCCGGACATTCTTTAAACtgattgattttgaatatcTCGCAGAACTCTTTTTGAACTTTACTGGTAAGGAGTTGAAACAAAAGTGGACATCAGTAAGAAAGAAAATTGGAGGTGTTATTATTGTATTAAAAGCCATAGAAAAGTTCGAAGCTATCATCAGAAAATTTGTAAATGATGGAACAGTAGGATTGGAAGACTTAAAAGAACCTATCAACTTCGAGTTCTTTCTACAACTTTGGGAAAAGGTGGACAATTTGAGATTCGGTGATTTCCTGAAAAGTCTATACTTCAAACTGAATGAGAACTATAAGAACTATGAAGCTTTAGAGACAAAAGATTTGCATCCAATTCCATATGAGCAAATGGTTAGTAATTCAATGAGACAGAAGGAAGTGATAGTTGCCAGTCATGTTTTCTACCAAGAAGGCAATTGGAAAGTACAGAAAGAGggagaaaaagaaaaagataAAGTAACCGATCAAATTAAAACAATTTTGAGAGCTTTATGTATGACTGACGAGTCAAGCTTCAAATCCAGGGCAGTTTTGAATATCCTTGAACCTTACGGTGATGATAAAGTTCAATATGTATTGACATCGATGATCAGGGACAAAGAAATTGTATACAGTGGTATCGAGGACACAGATAAGTCATTCGTCTTGACAGACAAGTTCGAAAATTCTTTGGTACCTCTTAAATCTGTTCCTCAAATGTTGCGAGCTGCTTCTAGGTTCTCCGATAACATAGAGACAGCTGCACAAGATAGTAAAGGTATCATTTTATCCCAAGGGATCAAAGGTGGCCATATGATAAGTTTGCTAAGATCCGTATCTTTTTATGAGAGTTCATTGGTTCATATCAACAAACCCCACAGGTTCGTTGGCTATGAGTCAAGATTGGTCGACAAAACCAAGCTCGGTTGTGACATTATAGTCAAATGCGAAAATAAACTACAGCTGCAAGCGACGAAACAAGTTCCTGTTCCGACAGGGCGAGCTTGTTCGCACGTGTGGTTGGATTTGGATGGCAAAATAAACACGGATCTCTGGATAAAGATAGTTGCTTCAGTTCTTTGGTACATGGTTTTCAGGCCGGGAGTCCTTTCTTTCGATATATCGAACAAATTTGAATCGGTTTTGACTTCGAGCGATGTCAAAGAAGTTTTAAACTGGCTCAAGGAGAGTGAATGTATTAATGAAGGAGGAAATAATGATTATTGGGTCCAGAATAACTGGTACTCGATTATTGGATaa
- the EFB1 gene encoding Translation elongation factor 1 beta (BUSCO:EOG092644ZU; COG:J; EggNog:ENOG503NV8V) — translation MSFSDFTKIDSVKSLEQYLADKSYIDGSKATQADVTVYKAFQKEYPQLTKWLNHIYSFAEDFEVLPAGTAPAAKAVEQEDDDDVDLFGSSDDEVDEAAEKLKQERLAAYAAKKAAKPAKPAAKSIVTMDVKPWDDETDLEELLANVKAIEMDGLVWGASQWIPVGFGIKKLQINCVVEDDKVSLEDLQQQIEEDEDHVQSTDIAAMQKL, via the exons ATGTCTTTTTCTGACTTTACTAAAATTGACTCAGTCAAGTCTTTAGAACAATATTTGGCTGACAAGTCTTACATTGATGG TTCCAAAGCCACTCAAGCTGATGTCACTGTTTACAAGGCTTTCCAAAAGGAATACCCACAATTGACCAAATGGTTGAACCACATCTACTCTTTCGCTGAAGATTTCGAAGTTTTGCCAGCCGGAACTGCCCCTGCTGCTAAGGccgttgaacaagaagacgatgatgatgttgatttatttggttcttctgatgatgaagttgaCGAAGCtgctgaaaaattgaagCAAGAAAGATTAGCTGCTTATGCTGCTAAGAAGGCTGCTAAACCTGCTAAGCCAGCTGCTAAATCTATCGTCACTATGGATGTCAAACCATGGGACGATGAAACTGACTTAGAAGAATTGTTGGCTAATGTTAAAGCTATCGAAATGGATGGTTTGGTTTGGGGTGCTTCACAATGGATTCCAGTCGGCTTTGGTATTAAAAAATTGCAAATCAActgtgttgttgaagatgacaaggtctctttggaagatttgCAGCAACAAATTGAGGAAGATGAGGATCATGTCCAATCCACTGATATTGCTGCCATGCAAAAGTTGTAA
- the EFM5_1 gene encoding Protein-lysine N-methyltransferase efm5 (EggNog:ENOG503NWCT; COG:J), producing the protein MEFDNDEPITLSAHALAALQEFKDEEKKRLEVFEQLYKKSEEDFDAKNESQPTNNQPVSIDSFSEDWQLSQFWYTDETSKILGKALLEGADEDTVVVIASAPAVYAAMMNFSKEELPTDKIYLLEYDTRFKLLAGDKFYQYDYNTPNAIPEILRHKCHRLLIDPPFLEEECQKKSAMAARKMLVKNHDLKTKNGDLQFKLISSTGERMKSIMEETYPECQTTSFLPEHKNGLSNEFRCYASFECSQWTFQDDL; encoded by the coding sequence ATGGAATTTGACAATGATGAACCCATAACCTTATCCGCACATGCTTTAGCTGCATTGCAAGAGTTCAAGgacgaagaaaagaaaagattGGAAGTCTTTGAGCAACTTTACAAAAAGTCAGAGGAAGACTTTGATGCGAAAAACGAAAGCCAACCAACCAACAACCAGCCAGTAAGTATTGATAGTTTTTCAGAAGACTGGCAGTTGTCACAGTTCTGGTACACTGACGAGACCTCAAAAATCTTAGGAAAAGCTTTATTGGAAGGAGCAGATGAAGATACTGTTGTCGTTATCGCTAGTGCACCAGCAGTATACGCTGCAATGATGAACTTCAGCAAAGAAGAGCTTCCAACTGATAAAATTTATCTATTAGAGTATGATACCAGGTTCAAACTCTTGGCTGGTGACAAATTTTACCAGTATGATTACAATACACCAAATGCAATTCCGGAAATCTTGAGACATAAATGTCATAGATTATTGATAGATCCTCCATTTCTAGAAGAGGAATGCCAGAAGAAATCTGCAATGGCTGCTAGAAAAATGCTAGTTAAAAATCATGACTTGAAAACAAAGAATGGAGATTTGCAGTTCAAGTTAATCTCTTCAACAGGAGAAAGAATGAAAAGCATTATGGAAGAAACATACCCTGAATGCCAGACGACAAGCTTTTTACCTGAGCATAAAAATGGATTGAGCAATGAGTTTAGGTGTTATGCTTCGTTTGAATGTAGCCAATGGACATTCCAAGACGATTTATAA